In Vicia villosa cultivar HV-30 ecotype Madison, WI linkage group LG7, Vvil1.0, whole genome shotgun sequence, the DNA window CGGCCGCCATAAACGGTAAGAAATCCCGTCCATATTTCCCAGTTTATTACTTTTCTCGAGTTTCCCTCCCCTTTCCTGTAATGCGCATAAGATTCCGATCCCAACGCGATCTGCAATTCAGCGATTGCATGCTGAAGTGATAATTAACAAGttagattagttttttttttccttccaaTGTTTATGTATTGAAATCTGTCTATCAAATTTGATTTTAGGATTTACTTCATAGATTAGGGTTTTGTTACTCAGTGCcataaacaaaatttcaaaactgATGTGGCTTTTTGAAGTAAGAATTTAAAATTGGTATCTGGTAGTACAAATAGATAAGCTTATTGATTGGTCTCTTGCTTTTGGTTCAGCTGAGTGGATTCAAATAGGATTAATCTGAACCAAAAAATGCAGAGTATAGGTAAAAGCAGAATTTTTGATAGTGGTCATGGTAACAGTTGCGTCTGCATCAGGAGTACCTGTGTCGCAATGTCCGACATTTACACGACACGTTTGACGCTCATACAACACATGAGAGACAATTCAGACAAGTGATTGAAAaagaatttgttttttaacttcaaCACACCTTacacatttttaaaacaaatctcACACATATTTAAAAGGGTTAAACATTAATGTTATCAATGGAAAATAAAGACAATAATtttgattagaatatttttaactCTTTTAATAAAAGATGGATAAATTAAGTTCAGATACTATCATATATGTAGTAGTGTCGTTGTCCTTTGTTTTTGACATTATCAGTGTCGGAGTTTCCCTGACGTGTTCCGGTGTCAGTGTTAGAGTTTATGATTCGTAGATTGCCTCTTCCTCCTCTAGTAGCCTGATTTGTTCCAGTTTTCATATTCTATCTGATGGAATTGATTATCGTGTTATAAATTGTTTAACAACATTTATCTGGGCTGGTATTAATATTATGCTCATTTAACTTTTAAGTACTTCCTTTTATCAAGTATTTTAGAGTTTTTTGTTGGCTTTATTACTGAACTGGAGCTTATTTTGTTGGCTTTATTCATGTTGTCTTGCTTTAGTTTTTGTTAAGTAGCTAGCTATAAGTCACACTAAGTTAAAGTATCAGCTAGATGTTAGTCCTTATTTTGGAGAGGATAAAATTCTTGTCTCAGTTCAAATGGGTGGAAAAATTTTAAACAGTTTTGTCCATTTGCAGTCAACTTCAAATAGTAAGCAAAAGTCAAACGGTAGTAAATGAGATGGATCATCAATTTGCCATTGTCATAGTCAGTACCCAACTTGTGTCAATGGTGATGGGACGACGCCATTATCTAGCGTCAATAATGTGATACGCTACCAGAGTGAACTTGATAGGAACTTGCAATATAATCTCACGGGAATCTCTGTCTTGTGCAGATGGCTTGTGCAAAATTGAATTTGTAAAACGGACAGCCTGATATATAATCTCAAACCGATAGTTCCTCTTCATAAGAATAGATAAGGTGATCTGTTTCTCTCATAAGATATGACTAAATGAAAATAAGGGCAGTTGGATCAATATTATAAACCACCCAAAACCAAAACAATTGATTCATATTCTCATTATCATGGTGCCTGATTTGCTGCTTTTTTTTTAGTCTGTAAATAGGGAAATCGGTCGAATAAGAACCAAATGATCTAGCAGTTTTTGAACTGTTTAAACCTGTTCAGAAACCAGTTGTGAAACCAGTTTGTTTTGAGAATTTTAAACTGTTTCAACAATTCAAAAAATCATTTCAGTTTGGTTCAGCAGAACTCGTTTTTGATAACGTTTGTTTTGTTGTCAACAGGAAGCAAAAATCAAAGGATTTAAAATGGAATTGGCAGACAGAGCGGTTGGATTCCTATTGTCCATTATAAGCTTATCGATTTTCACTTATTATACTTTCTGGGTTATCATCCTGGTTAGTAACTTGTCTAGTACTTTTAATGAATTATGTCTTCCTGATTTTAACTTCCTGATAAGTTTATCGATTTTGTGCTCTTTCAGCCATTTGTAGATGGTGATCATTTCGTACATAAGTATTTCTTACCCCAAGAATATGCCATATTAATACCCGTTTCTGCTGGTGTGGCTCTTCTTTGCCTCTTATGCATATTTATTGGGTTCGTGATGCTCAAATCCAAGAAGAAGAAGGCATAATGCATGTTTTGCACtatttttttgatgttttgaaaCAACAATGTATTTCTAGCATTTTACACCAGAAAATGAAATAATTGTAATTTTGTATGTCTATACTGTGTTAATTGGTGTCAATGCTCTGATGCTCTGATTTACTTGCAACatattacacacacacacataaataGAATTCATatgttttgatttattttgttCTAAACCAGTAACAAACCTGTTCTAAATAGCTTATTTGCAGTGTTTATCAAAATAAGTGTTTATGAATAAGTTTGTATAATCAATTTTTAttacaaaagataaaataaatataaatgatttatatatatatatgctataagttgtttttataaaGTGTTCTTGAAGTTAtaaaaagaagttaaaaaaaagtttatgaaAAATGTCACAAGCTAGATAAGGTCTTTAAAAAAACATCACAAAACTTATATTTGTAGATAAGCTTAAATAAGTTGTAGCAAAAAAAGATAAGCTCTAACAAACAATTTCAAATAGGGCCTAAATCTTTTTAACAATAAGCAAAGTTATGCTTGTCATAACTTGGGTCAAATTGTGCGTTTGCAGGTGTTGTATATGTtgatgtttaattttaatttttttttatcactgaGCAAATTTTTACGTTATGATGATAATGCTTAAATGTGTTCATGTGAAAGTTTTCAAATTAGGCTGTGGATTATAATAAGGAAGTTTGATTCTGGTTCTGATAAAAGAATGTCCTTCATTACGATGAATTGTGAAAGAAGTGgtaaatataaaaaaacatatttgGAAAAATGTGATACATCGAAATAAGAAAATGTGGTTGTCGTTTTAAGTTGCACGGCTACCATATATCAATTTTTATTGAGCATTTAATAT includes these proteins:
- the LOC131620569 gene encoding dolichol-phosphate mannose synthase subunit 2, which translates into the protein MELADRAVGFLLSIISLSIFTYYTFWVIILPFVDGDHFVHKYFLPQEYAILIPVSAGVALLCLLCIFIGFVMLKSKKKKA